One part of the Tunicatimonas pelagia genome encodes these proteins:
- a CDS encoding Hpt domain-containing protein has protein sequence MEPVDKINQTVSSPSISVDLTYLKEITGGDRDFMTSIVTTFVNDAPNTLERLQTSCAQSNWHEVGQAAHQLKPSLQFVGLKPTLERIKTIEQNCKESSDLSSVPALVSVVVQDIQYGIAELEELFPA, from the coding sequence ATGGAACCCGTAGATAAAATTAATCAGACCGTTAGCAGCCCTAGTATTAGTGTTGATCTAACGTATCTTAAAGAAATTACTGGGGGCGATCGGGATTTTATGACCTCAATCGTGACAACTTTTGTAAACGATGCTCCCAACACACTAGAACGCTTGCAAACAAGTTGTGCCCAATCTAATTGGCATGAAGTGGGGCAAGCGGCTCATCAGTTGAAACCATCGCTTCAGTTTGTGGGATTAAAACCGACATTAGAGCGGATCAAAACCATCGAGCAAAACTGCAAAGAATCATCTGACTTATCTTCGGTTCCTGCGTTGGTGAGTGTGGTTGTTCAAGATATTCAGTACGGTATTGCCGAGTTAGAAGAGCTGTTTCCCGCCTAA
- a CDS encoding sigma-54-dependent transcriptional regulator, producing the protein MLPEECIKIFAVEDDPTYQKFLEYTLGLNPDIETQIFTTGQECLDNLHLKPSIVTIDYSLPDMSGKELLEKIKAYNSDIFIIAISGQEDVGTAVELLKLGAFDYITKDQDTKGRLLHAINNARNNLSLVNELDQLKQEVSQKYEFNKSIIGNSPAMKQVFSLMEKAVKTNITVSITGETGTGKEVVAKAIHYNSERKEKSFVAVNLAAIPKELVESELFGYEKGAFTGAAARRIGKFEEAQGGTIFLDEIGEMELNLQAKLLRVLQEREVVRIGGNQVTKLDVRVLVATHRDLADEVNSGNFREDLYYRLLGLPIHLPPLRDRGNDIILLARFLLSQFCKDNNMGGLTFAKSAQEKLMKYNFPGNVRELKSTIELAAVMAEGHLIEADDIRFNSVRKEENFILEELTMREYTFRIILHFLKKYDNNVLLVAKKLDIGKSTIYRYLKEIEELDSQMAESNNSETALV; encoded by the coding sequence ATGTTACCGGAAGAGTGTATTAAGATATTTGCCGTAGAAGACGATCCTACTTACCAAAAGTTTCTCGAGTATACGTTGGGATTGAACCCGGACATTGAAACCCAAATATTTACCACTGGTCAAGAATGTCTGGATAATCTTCACCTGAAGCCCAGCATTGTTACTATCGACTACTCATTACCCGATATGAGCGGTAAAGAGCTACTTGAGAAAATAAAGGCGTATAATTCCGACATTTTTATTATTGCCATATCCGGACAGGAAGATGTTGGCACCGCCGTAGAGCTGCTGAAACTCGGAGCGTTTGATTACATCACTAAAGATCAGGATACGAAAGGGCGACTGCTGCACGCAATTAATAACGCCCGCAACAATCTTTCTCTAGTTAACGAGCTAGATCAGCTCAAGCAGGAAGTAAGCCAAAAATACGAATTCAATAAAAGCATCATCGGCAATAGTCCGGCCATGAAGCAAGTGTTTTCTCTAATGGAGAAAGCGGTAAAAACGAATATTACAGTATCGATCACCGGGGAAACCGGTACGGGTAAGGAAGTAGTTGCTAAGGCTATTCACTATAATTCTGAGCGCAAAGAAAAATCTTTCGTAGCGGTAAACTTAGCTGCTATTCCGAAGGAGTTGGTTGAAAGTGAGTTGTTTGGTTACGAAAAAGGAGCTTTTACCGGTGCTGCAGCCCGGCGAATTGGTAAATTTGAAGAAGCCCAAGGCGGCACCATTTTCCTGGATGAGATCGGAGAAATGGAGCTTAACCTGCAAGCTAAATTACTTCGGGTGCTTCAGGAACGGGAAGTAGTCCGAATTGGGGGTAATCAGGTCACTAAGCTGGATGTGCGGGTATTAGTAGCTACCCACCGCGATCTGGCGGATGAAGTAAACTCTGGAAACTTTCGGGAAGACTTATACTATCGCTTGCTGGGTTTACCCATTCACCTCCCTCCTCTACGCGACCGAGGTAATGATATTATTTTATTGGCTCGTTTCCTTCTTAGCCAGTTCTGTAAAGACAATAACATGGGCGGACTCACTTTCGCTAAGTCGGCGCAGGAGAAACTTATGAAATATAATTTCCCTGGTAATGTACGGGAACTGAAATCTACCATTGAATTAGCAGCAGTAATGGCCGAAGGTCACCTAATTGAAGCCGATGATATTCGCTTTAACAGCGTTCGTAAAGAAGAAAATTTTATTTTAGAAGAGCTTACCATGCGAGAGTACACCTTTCGCATCATTCTACACTTCCTGAAAAAATACGACAATAATGTATTGCTGGTAGCTAAAAAGTTAGACATCGGAAAGTCTACCATTTACCGCTACCTCAAAGAAATTGAAGAATTAGATAGTCAAATGGCTGAATCAAATAATTCTGAGACTGCCTTGGTTTAG
- a CDS encoding outer membrane beta-barrel protein, protein MKYFAALSFLFFASVVQAQTFKLSGVVVDSIDQNPLPGATILLSDVSNEQKTRAVIADESGKFSFESLPATGCQIRITYVGYKPYEKWVMLRNADRNLGKIILAPSVQTLKELKISGQVLPTVQNGDTTEYNADAFKVTPDADAADLIKKMPGVVVQNGQVQAQGEDVQQVLVDGKEFFGNDPTLALRTLPAEVIDKIQVYDRQSDQAQFTGFDDGETVKTINIITKINKRNGQFGKVYAGYGYDDKYQLGGNINIFDKDRRVSMIGQANNINQQNFANEDLLGVVSSTGGGRRGGFRGGRPGGGAGSIGGRGRRNSGGSNVNDFLVGQQSGISTTNAYGLNYTDSWGERWETSGSYFFNSSANDAVESLNRTFFLEQDATQEYQEENQNYSDNFNHRLNMRMTYQINSRNSLIIQPRVSFQQNQTSALQTGVTEQEERLLNQTNNSSTSDIGGYNFANNLLFRHRFEKRGRTISARLRTTVNQQDGFQLLLAENRSFGTNQSLNDTINQETDFARDGWNVGGNLVYTEPLGPGMVQITAETNRQTEFSNKKTFGFNEALQEHMLLDSALSNEFASIYQTQSVGTGYRFFSGGRHSGGRHSGSRHSGAGQARGFMGMISVKYQWANLRSDQVFPSEGFINQDFANLLPSAMLRYKISDSKNLRLFYRTSTQAPSVTQLQDVIDNSNPLQLTVGNSALDQEYRHNLFLRYSSVNADKSNTFFALLAGSITDNYVGNSTFIANQDTLINGSVLLAEGGQLTQAINIGQQRSIRTFVTYGQPINWLKSNLNINLSGNIAQTPGLINEQQNKATNSTAGLGLTLSSNISENVDFTISSTSNYNWVSNSIRSELNDQFVNQSTNGELTWIFGKGLVFRTQLNHQLFSGLTEGFDQNFVLWNMSVGKKFLKDRRGELQLSVFDLLKQNQSVQRNITESYIEDVQTQVLQQYFMLTFTYQVRNFKL, encoded by the coding sequence ATGAAGTACTTCGCCGCTCTTAGCTTTTTATTTTTTGCTTCGGTGGTACAAGCCCAAACCTTTAAGCTGAGTGGAGTAGTAGTCGACAGTATCGATCAAAACCCTTTACCGGGAGCAACAATCCTACTATCAGACGTAAGCAATGAGCAAAAAACAAGAGCCGTAATTGCGGACGAATCGGGAAAGTTTTCTTTTGAGAGTCTCCCGGCAACAGGTTGCCAAATCCGCATCACGTACGTTGGTTACAAACCGTACGAAAAGTGGGTTATGCTGCGTAATGCTGATCGCAATCTGGGTAAAATTATTCTAGCTCCATCAGTTCAAACACTTAAAGAACTAAAAATTAGTGGGCAAGTACTTCCCACTGTTCAAAACGGAGATACCACGGAGTATAACGCCGATGCTTTCAAGGTAACCCCGGATGCAGATGCAGCCGATCTCATCAAAAAAATGCCGGGCGTGGTGGTGCAGAACGGACAGGTGCAAGCCCAGGGCGAAGATGTGCAACAGGTGCTGGTCGATGGCAAAGAGTTTTTCGGTAATGATCCTACTTTAGCACTACGAACCCTACCCGCCGAAGTCATTGATAAAATTCAGGTATACGACCGCCAAAGCGACCAAGCCCAGTTCACGGGTTTTGATGATGGCGAAACCGTTAAAACGATTAATATTATTACGAAGATCAATAAGCGAAATGGTCAATTTGGTAAAGTGTACGCGGGCTACGGTTACGATGATAAGTACCAACTTGGCGGAAACATTAATATCTTCGATAAAGACCGTCGGGTCTCTATGATCGGGCAAGCGAACAACATCAACCAACAGAACTTTGCAAATGAAGATTTACTGGGGGTAGTCAGTAGTACCGGTGGCGGCCGACGGGGTGGTTTCCGAGGGGGAAGGCCCGGCGGTGGCGCAGGTTCAATAGGCGGTCGGGGCAGACGCAACTCCGGAGGTAGTAATGTAAACGACTTTCTGGTAGGTCAGCAAAGTGGTATTTCTACTACCAATGCGTATGGTCTAAACTACACTGATTCTTGGGGAGAACGCTGGGAAACTAGCGGTAGCTACTTCTTTAATAGCAGTGCAAATGATGCGGTGGAATCGCTGAATCGAACTTTTTTTCTGGAGCAAGATGCTACGCAGGAGTACCAGGAAGAAAACCAGAACTACAGCGATAATTTCAATCACCGCCTGAATATGCGGATGACCTACCAGATTAATTCTCGCAACTCACTAATTATTCAGCCTCGGGTGAGTTTTCAGCAAAATCAAACTAGTGCGCTCCAAACTGGAGTAACCGAGCAGGAAGAAAGACTACTAAACCAAACCAATAACTCTTCTACATCTGATATTGGTGGCTACAACTTTGCCAATAATTTACTGTTTCGTCACCGCTTTGAGAAACGCGGGCGTACCATCTCCGCCCGATTGAGAACGACTGTGAATCAGCAGGATGGCTTTCAATTGCTTCTAGCTGAGAATCGCTCGTTTGGTACGAACCAGAGCCTGAACGATACCATCAATCAGGAAACTGACTTTGCGCGAGACGGCTGGAATGTAGGTGGTAACTTGGTTTATACGGAACCTTTAGGGCCGGGCATGGTGCAAATTACGGCCGAAACCAATCGCCAGACGGAGTTCTCGAATAAAAAGACCTTTGGTTTTAATGAGGCTTTGCAAGAACATATGTTGCTTGATTCAGCATTGAGCAATGAGTTCGCCAGCATCTATCAAACGCAGTCAGTTGGAACCGGTTACCGTTTTTTTTCGGGTGGCCGGCATTCCGGTGGCCGGCATTCCGGTAGCCGGCATTCCGGTGCTGGGCAAGCCCGAGGTTTCATGGGAATGATTAGCGTGAAGTACCAATGGGCTAACTTACGAAGCGATCAGGTATTTCCATCCGAGGGTTTCATTAACCAAGATTTTGCTAACCTGCTCCCATCAGCGATGCTACGGTACAAAATTAGCGATAGCAAGAATCTTCGTCTGTTTTATCGTACTAGCACCCAAGCCCCTTCGGTTACCCAATTGCAAGATGTGATAGATAATAGCAATCCGCTACAACTCACGGTGGGAAATTCTGCCTTAGACCAAGAGTATCGTCATAATCTGTTTTTACGCTATTCGTCGGTTAATGCCGATAAGTCAAACACATTTTTTGCTTTACTAGCGGGATCAATTACTGATAACTACGTTGGAAACTCCACGTTCATCGCTAATCAAGATACGCTCATTAACGGAAGTGTTTTACTGGCCGAAGGTGGGCAACTCACCCAAGCTATTAATATTGGGCAGCAGCGCAGTATTCGCACCTTTGTTACCTACGGACAGCCGATCAACTGGTTAAAAAGCAATCTGAATATTAATCTTTCAGGAAATATTGCTCAAACCCCCGGTTTAATCAACGAGCAGCAAAACAAGGCCACCAACAGTACCGCCGGGTTAGGACTCACCCTTAGTAGCAACATTAGCGAAAACGTTGATTTCACTATTTCCTCTACCTCAAATTACAATTGGGTAAGTAATTCAATCCGCAGCGAACTCAACGACCAGTTCGTTAATCAGAGTACGAACGGAGAACTAACCTGGATTTTTGGAAAAGGGCTAGTTTTCCGAACCCAACTGAATCATCAGTTATTTTCGGGACTTACCGAAGGATTCGATCAGAATTTTGTGCTATGGAATATGAGCGTTGGGAAGAAGTTTCTGAAAGACCGAAGGGGCGAATTACAACTATCCGTCTTTGACCTACTGAAGCAAAACCAAAGTGTGCAGCGCAACATTACTGAGTCGTATATTGAGGATGTTCAAACGCAAGTGCTCCAGCAGTACTTTATGCTTACCTTCACCTATCAGGTACGGAATTTCAAGTTGTGA
- the erpA gene encoding iron-sulfur cluster insertion protein ErpA, producing the protein MIKITDKARNKISALREEEGHSNNHNVRVAVRGGGCSGLMYDLEFDSQIKDEDQVYEDQGVRILVDKRSLLYLLGTTLDFTDGLNGKGFQFINPNASRTCGCGESFSV; encoded by the coding sequence ATGATTAAGATAACAGATAAAGCGAGAAATAAAATCAGTGCTTTGAGAGAAGAAGAAGGCCACTCTAACAACCATAATGTGCGAGTAGCTGTGAGAGGAGGCGGATGCTCAGGCTTAATGTACGATCTGGAATTTGATAGCCAGATTAAAGATGAAGATCAGGTATACGAAGACCAGGGAGTAAGAATTCTGGTAGACAAACGAAGCCTACTTTATCTTTTGGGTACTACCCTGGACTTCACCGACGGACTAAACGGAAAAGGGTTTCAGTTTATTAACCCCAATGCATCCCGCACTTGCGGATGTGGCGAAAGCTTTTCGGTTTAG
- a CDS encoding VCBS repeat-containing protein, producing the protein MTYKILIGIICSCVFLTNCQSRQSAVFQLLPPEQTGIHFTNAIAENDSLNVIDYAYLYNGGGVGVGDINNDGLDDLFFAGNQVSSQLYLNRGELQFDDITEVSGTTTSRWATGVAMVDINQDNWLDIYVCVASKFDSTLSRNYFFINQGVNDEGIPTFIDQAAKFNLNDAGYSTQAAFFDYDLDGDLDMYLLTNGMETFNHNLARKKNTNGGGISTDKLYRNDSSGKSIAFTEVSREAGILIEGYGLGVGINDFNQDGYPDIYVANDFITNDLMWINNGDGTFTDRAGEYLKHHSHNGMGTDVADFNNDGLVDIMVLDMLPEDNYRQKTMLGKPSYDRFQINLGYGYTPQYVRNTLQMHNGFTPSGHPSFSEIGQLAGVHATDWSWSALFADYDNDGYRDLLITNGYVKDVTNLDFITYLSASSQFGTAEAKHNKSLALTEMLKEAKVHNYVYRNNGGDSSSTLLFSDVSEAWGMREPSFTNGTAFADLDQDGDLDLVMNNINENAFIYENHIPQDGKHNFLRVSLTGPSNNPYGFQAVIQLHSGSQTQYHYHVPYRGYKSTVEANVHFGLGSTSVVDSLVILWPDNRVQRLYNVTINQQLSVSYQDASPRKPSEKISPPPPLLIEVTDSMSLEWKHQEAAFNDFNYQPLLHRSFSREGPGLAVGDVNGDGLEDFFVGGATNQSGAFFLQQANGEFLQQDLAQHTQSEDLDAILFDPDQDGNLDLYVVSGGNEFNENHPAYLDRLYRNDGTGSFTYDSTALPTFFTSGSCVAASDYDQDGDLDLFVGGRLIPQQYPLAASSYILENRNGKFVDVTAEVAPVLQQFGLVTSVLWTDFNQDQQPDLLLSGEWMPLTFLENQHGTFSNVTDNTGLLNTSGWWSSLAQGDFDNDGDTDYLAGNIGWNTKYKFSEEEPIRLYISDYDQNGSIDPILSYYIQGKEYAAHSRGQLIDQLVGMRKRFSDYNSYALTSFNEVFTTKELAEAEILESVMMTSCYLENLGNNKFQSRELPVRAQIAPINAMSVADVNQDGNLDVVAVGNSYAPETQHGWFDASIGWVFLGDGQGDFHSVSLSESGFFVDTDAKAIVPFTQNTNETSWIIASNNDSLQVYRLNNLAQQPSINLP; encoded by the coding sequence ATGACCTATAAAATCCTGATTGGGATAATTTGCTCCTGCGTATTTCTAACCAACTGCCAATCGAGGCAATCAGCCGTTTTTCAACTACTGCCTCCCGAACAAACCGGCATTCATTTTACCAACGCCATTGCGGAGAATGACTCTCTTAACGTAATTGACTACGCCTATCTGTACAACGGTGGCGGAGTGGGCGTAGGAGATATTAACAACGACGGTCTGGACGATCTCTTTTTTGCCGGTAACCAAGTATCCAGCCAACTGTACCTGAACCGCGGTGAGCTTCAGTTTGACGATATTACCGAAGTATCGGGTACAACCACAAGTCGCTGGGCTACTGGCGTAGCGATGGTTGATATTAATCAGGACAATTGGCTCGATATTTACGTATGCGTAGCCAGTAAATTCGATTCAACCCTTAGTCGTAACTACTTCTTCATCAATCAGGGTGTAAACGACGAAGGCATTCCCACCTTCATTGACCAAGCTGCCAAATTTAATCTAAATGATGCGGGGTATTCTACCCAAGCTGCCTTTTTTGACTACGATCTGGACGGTGATCTGGATATGTACCTGCTCACCAACGGCATGGAGACGTTTAACCATAACCTTGCCCGAAAGAAAAATACTAATGGTGGAGGAATCAGTACTGATAAACTTTACCGCAATGACTCATCGGGCAAATCAATCGCTTTTACCGAAGTAAGCAGGGAAGCCGGTATCCTGATTGAAGGCTATGGCTTGGGAGTGGGCATTAACGACTTTAACCAAGACGGCTACCCTGACATTTACGTAGCTAACGATTTTATTACCAATGACTTGATGTGGATTAACAATGGCGATGGCACCTTTACGGACCGAGCGGGAGAATACCTAAAACATCATTCTCACAACGGCATGGGTACCGATGTAGCCGATTTTAATAACGATGGGTTAGTGGATATTATGGTATTGGACATGCTGCCCGAAGATAACTACCGCCAAAAGACCATGCTCGGCAAACCAAGTTATGACCGTTTTCAAATAAACCTGGGCTACGGTTATACTCCCCAGTACGTACGCAACACCCTCCAGATGCATAACGGCTTTACTCCTTCCGGGCATCCTTCTTTCAGCGAAATTGGGCAACTAGCCGGAGTACACGCTACCGATTGGAGCTGGAGTGCTTTATTTGCTGACTATGACAACGACGGTTACCGCGATTTGCTCATCACCAATGGCTACGTAAAAGATGTTACCAACCTTGATTTCATCACGTACTTGAGTGCCTCTTCCCAGTTCGGAACGGCGGAAGCCAAACACAACAAATCTTTGGCATTAACTGAAATGCTCAAAGAGGCTAAAGTGCATAATTACGTTTATCGAAACAACGGAGGCGATTCCAGCAGCACCTTACTCTTCTCCGATGTATCGGAAGCCTGGGGCATGCGAGAACCTTCGTTTACTAACGGAACAGCGTTCGCCGACCTGGATCAAGACGGTGATTTGGATTTAGTTATGAATAACATCAATGAAAATGCCTTTATCTACGAAAATCACATTCCACAAGATGGGAAGCATAATTTTCTGCGAGTTAGCTTAACGGGACCTTCCAATAATCCTTATGGGTTTCAAGCAGTTATCCAACTACACTCTGGCAGTCAAACTCAGTATCATTATCATGTGCCCTACCGAGGGTATAAATCTACCGTAGAGGCTAATGTCCACTTTGGTTTAGGTAGTACCTCCGTGGTAGATAGTCTGGTGATACTGTGGCCCGATAATCGAGTGCAGCGTTTGTACAACGTGACCATTAATCAGCAACTTTCAGTATCTTATCAGGATGCCTCTCCCAGAAAGCCATCAGAAAAAATCAGCCCCCCCCCTCCCCTACTTATTGAAGTCACTGACTCAATGAGCTTGGAATGGAAGCACCAGGAGGCTGCTTTCAATGATTTTAACTATCAACCGCTGCTACACCGAAGCTTTTCTAGAGAAGGCCCTGGGTTGGCAGTTGGCGATGTCAATGGCGATGGGTTGGAGGATTTTTTTGTGGGGGGAGCTACGAATCAGTCCGGGGCTTTCTTTTTACAGCAGGCTAATGGCGAATTTCTTCAGCAAGACTTAGCGCAACACACCCAAAGTGAAGATCTGGATGCAATATTATTTGATCCCGATCAGGACGGAAACTTAGATTTATACGTAGTAAGTGGCGGTAATGAATTTAATGAGAACCACCCGGCTTATCTTGATCGCTTGTATCGGAATGATGGCACCGGAAGTTTCACCTACGATTCTACCGCACTTCCGACATTCTTTACCAGTGGTTCTTGTGTAGCTGCCTCGGATTACGATCAAGATGGTGACCTAGATTTATTTGTAGGAGGCAGACTCATTCCCCAGCAGTATCCGTTAGCTGCCTCCAGCTATATTTTAGAAAATCGGAACGGAAAATTTGTGGATGTCACGGCTGAAGTGGCTCCAGTGCTACAGCAATTTGGCTTAGTTACCAGCGTGCTGTGGACTGACTTTAATCAAGACCAGCAACCAGATTTACTCCTTAGCGGAGAATGGATGCCACTCACTTTTCTGGAAAACCAGCATGGTACTTTTAGTAACGTAACTGATAATACTGGGTTGCTCAATACTTCCGGTTGGTGGAGTAGCCTAGCTCAGGGCGATTTTGATAACGACGGTGATACTGATTACCTGGCGGGTAACATTGGTTGGAACACCAAGTATAAGTTTTCAGAAGAAGAGCCTATCCGATTATACATCAGCGATTACGACCAAAACGGCAGTATTGATCCCATTTTGAGCTATTATATTCAAGGAAAAGAGTATGCCGCCCACTCGAGGGGGCAGCTTATCGATCAGTTAGTTGGGATGCGTAAGCGGTTTTCTGATTACAATAGCTACGCCCTTACTTCATTTAACGAAGTTTTTACTACCAAAGAATTGGCTGAGGCTGAAATACTAGAAAGCGTGATGATGACTAGCTGTTATCTGGAAAACCTTGGTAACAATAAGTTTCAATCTCGCGAGCTACCTGTTCGCGCGCAAATCGCCCCCATTAATGCTATGTCGGTGGCTGATGTTAATCAGGATGGTAACTTGGACGTAGTAGCCGTAGGAAACTCCTACGCTCCAGAAACGCAACACGGCTGGTTCGACGCCTCAATTGGGTGGGTTTTCTTGGGAGATGGGCAAGGCGACTTTCATTCAGTGAGTCTGTCCGAGAGTGGCTTTTTCGTAGATACGGATGCCAAAGCTATTGTTCCTTTTACCCAGAACACGAATGAGACTTCTTGGATTATTGCTAGCAATAACGACTCACTCCAGGTGTACCGTTTGAATAATCTTGCCCAGCAACCTTCCATCAATTTACCTTAG
- the thiL gene encoding thiamine-phosphate kinase, with the protein MSNNSDRTNIEQLGEFGLIDRITKSFSSRHPETVLGVGDDAAIVQSGEEQMVITSDMLLEGIHFDLAYMPLEHLGYKAVAVNISDVAAMNAIPKQITVNLGLSNRFSVEAVEALYQGISYACENYKVDLVGGDTTSSASGLVISVTAVGFAPSQLITRRSTVQENDIVCVTGDLGGAYLGLQILAREKQVYLDAPDQQPQLDKYNYVVRRQLRPEARMDLVYELRDLGIVPTAMIDISDGLASELFHLSKQSGVGFRIFEENIPYDQQTYETAVEFQLSPITCALNGGEDYELLFTISQADYEKIKNQADIHSIGYAQKQEGGLQLATKAGQLVDLQAQGWNHFNGEE; encoded by the coding sequence ATGTCTAACAACTCTGACCGAACCAACATTGAACAATTAGGTGAATTTGGCCTGATTGATAGAATTACAAAATCTTTTAGTTCTCGCCATCCGGAAACGGTGCTGGGAGTAGGCGACGACGCAGCCATTGTTCAGTCTGGTGAAGAGCAAATGGTAATTACCAGCGATATGTTGTTAGAGGGTATTCATTTTGATTTGGCCTACATGCCCCTGGAGCATTTAGGCTACAAGGCCGTAGCGGTAAACATCTCGGATGTAGCCGCAATGAACGCTATCCCTAAGCAAATTACGGTAAACCTAGGCTTAAGTAATCGCTTTTCAGTAGAAGCCGTAGAGGCTCTCTACCAAGGTATTAGTTACGCTTGCGAAAATTATAAAGTAGATTTGGTAGGAGGAGATACTACTTCTTCTGCTTCTGGTTTGGTTATTTCGGTAACCGCTGTGGGTTTTGCTCCGAGTCAGCTAATTACCCGCCGGAGTACGGTTCAGGAAAATGATATTGTGTGTGTTACTGGCGATTTGGGCGGAGCCTATCTGGGTCTTCAGATATTAGCTCGCGAAAAACAGGTGTATCTGGATGCGCCTGACCAGCAACCCCAGCTAGATAAGTACAACTACGTAGTGCGTCGCCAACTACGACCGGAAGCCCGCATGGATTTAGTGTATGAGCTTCGGGATTTGGGAATTGTACCCACTGCCATGATTGACATTTCTGACGGACTAGCTTCTGAGCTTTTTCACCTAAGTAAACAATCAGGGGTAGGCTTCCGAATTTTTGAAGAAAACATTCCCTACGATCAGCAAACCTACGAAACAGCGGTTGAATTCCAGCTTAGCCCCATCACCTGCGCGCTAAACGGAGGCGAAGATTACGAACTGTTATTCACAATCAGCCAAGCCGACTACGAAAAAATTAAAAACCAAGCGGACATTCACAGCATTGGTTACGCGCAGAAGCAAGAAGGTGGACTTCAGTTGGCTACCAAAGCCGGGCAACTGGTAGACCTACAAGCCCAAGGCTGGAACCACTTCAACGGTGAAGAATAA
- the mce gene encoding methylmalonyl-CoA epimerase, with amino-acid sequence MRLEHIGIAVADAQKAQNLFDRLLGKPVYQEETVDTEKVTTYFYDAGTAKLELLTASEEASVINKFIEKRGEGVHHLAFEVDNINEEIERLKGEGFVFINEKPKPGADNKIVCFLHPKSTNGVLVELCQSVSTS; translated from the coding sequence ATGCGACTAGAACATATTGGTATTGCCGTAGCCGATGCTCAGAAAGCACAGAACTTGTTTGACCGCCTATTGGGAAAACCTGTTTATCAAGAAGAGACCGTTGATACTGAAAAGGTTACTACTTATTTCTACGATGCCGGAACTGCAAAACTAGAATTGCTGACTGCCAGTGAAGAAGCGAGTGTGATTAATAAATTCATTGAGAAAAGAGGGGAAGGAGTTCACCACTTGGCTTTTGAAGTAGATAATATCAATGAAGAAATTGAACGGCTAAAGGGTGAGGGGTTTGTATTTATCAATGAAAAACCTAAGCCCGGGGCTGATAATAAGATTGTTTGTTTTTTACACCCTAAAAGTACAAATGGGGTGTTAGTAGAACTTTGCCAGTCAGTATCAACGTCATAA